In Juglans microcarpa x Juglans regia isolate MS1-56 chromosome 8D, Jm3101_v1.0, whole genome shotgun sequence, the following are encoded in one genomic region:
- the LOC121242763 gene encoding mitogen-activated protein kinase kinase 9-like gives MAVVRDRRHLNLRLPLSELSDHRPRFPLPLPPNTTTSSATTTFSAAMSSGDLEKLQVLGHGNGGTVYKVRHKRTDDVYALKVVHGDSDPTLRRQVFREMEILRRTDSPHVVRCHGIFEKPSGDIAILLEYMNLGTLDSLLKSSHGTFSEPKLADVARQVLNGLNYLHGHKIIHRDLKPSNLLVNDKMEVKIADFGVSKIMCRTLDACNSYVGTCAYMSPERFDPDTYGGNYNGYAGDIWSLGLTLLELYLGHFPFLPPGQRPDWATLMCAICFGEPPSLPESASEVFRSFIQCCLQKESGQRWTVAQLLTHPFIRTTDPR, from the coding sequence ATGGCTGTAGTTCGAGACCGACGCCATCTCAACCTTCGTCTCCCCCTTTCCGAGCTCTCCGACCACCGCCCACGTTTCCCTTTACCCCTTCCTCCTAACACCACGACCAGCTCCGCCACCACGACCTTCTCTGCTGCCATGTCTTCCGGTGACCTCGAGAAGCTTCAAGTCCTCGGCCATGGCAACGGTGGCACCGTCTACAAGGTCCGCCACAAGCGTACCGATGACGTTTACGCTCTCAAGGTCGTCCACGGAGACTCCGACCCCACCCTCCGCCGTCAGGTTTTCCGTGAGATGGAGATCCTCCGCCGTACTGACTCCCCTCACGTCGTTCGCTGCCACGGGATATTCGAGAAGCCGTCCGGCGACATCGCGATTCTCTTGGAGTATATGAACTTGGGCACTCTCGACTCGCTGCTCAAGAGTTCCCATGGTACTTTCTCCGAGCCCAAGCTCGCCGACGTTGCTCGCCAGGTTCTGAACGGTCTGAACTACCTCCACGGGCACAAGATCATCCACCGAGACCTTAAACCCTCCAACCTCTTGGTGAACGACAAGATGGAAGTGAAGATCGCCGATTTCGGAGTCAGCAAGATCATGTGCCGGACGCTGGACGCGTGCAACTCATACGTCGGTACCTGCGCCTACATGAGCCCCGAACGGTTCGACCCAGACACCTACGGCGGGAATTACAATGGTTACGCCGGAGACATATGGAGCTTGGGGCTGACCTTGTTGGAGCTGTACTTGGGCCATTTTCCGTTCCTGCCACCTGGTCAGAGACCCGACTGGGCGACCCTGATGTGCGCGATCTGTTTCGGCGAGCCACCGAGCTTGCCGGAGAGCGCGTCGGAGGTGTTCCGTAGCTTTATTCAGTGTTGCTTGCAGAAGGAGTCCGGGCAGAGGTGGACGGTGGCACAACTTTTGACCCACCCGTTTATACGTACTACAGATCCGAGATGA
- the LOC121242716 gene encoding potassium channel SKOR-like isoform X2 — MNRPAGGRRSEGVVSKDEGYEAARDSSQGSWSAWIRPNLVGSFRRELSIARSGRVDRDGHRRSRRHRLVIDPENLWYVAWKHFILLWAVYSSFFTPLEFGFFRGLPENLFLLDIAGQFAFLIDILVRFSVAYRDTHSDCMVYDRNLIAFRYLKSRFLVDLMGCFPWDAIYKASGRQELVRYLLWIRLSRALRVTEFFAKLEKDIRINYLGTRIVKLFVVELYCTHTAACIFYYLATTVAPSKEGYTWIGSLEMGDFRYSDFRKIDLWKRYVTSLYFAIVTMATVGYGEIHAVNAREMIFIMIFVSSNMILGAYLLGNIAALIVKGSKTEKFRDKMANLIKYMNKNNLDRHISNEIKGHLRLQYDRSTTEVALLQEVPASIQTKISQNLYEPYVEEASLFKGCSLGFIKQIASRVHEEFFLPGEVIIEPGNIIDQLYIICHGEVEEVGNVEDDETEEGLTRQQAYGLFGEVSFLCNIPQTRTVRVCELCRVLRLDKHCFTEILEIYFSDGQIILNNLLEGKDPNLQSKILESNITLYIGQHESELAVRVNCAAHDGDFNRLKRLIRSGANPNKADYDGRSPLHIAASKGYEDIARFLIQQGVGINISDNFGNTPLLEAIKNGHDQVASLLVKAGATPVVDDAGGFLCTTVVRRDVDLLKKVLSSGINPNANNYDRRTPLHIAASEGLYSMAELLLEAGAIVLSKDRWGNTPLDDASIGGNKDLIKLLKVATTSQLSELSYRSQEIQVT; from the exons ATGAATAGGCCGGCCGGAGGAAGAAGATCAGAAGGTGTTGTGTCGAAAGATGAAGGGTACGAGGCTGCTAGAGACTCGAGCCAGGGGTCATGGTCCGCCTGGATTAGGCCGAACTTGGTCGGGTCTTTTAGAAGAGAGCTGAGCATCGCTCGGAGTGGAAGAGTCGACAGAGACGGCCATCGGAGAAGCAGACGGCATCGCCTTGTCATTGATCCTGAAAACTT GTGGTACGTTGCGTGGAAGCATTTCATTCTGCTGTGGGCGGTGTACTCTTCCTTCTTTACGCCCCTGGAGTTCGGGTTCTTCAGAGGACTCCCGGAGAACCTCTTCCTACTCGACATCGCCGGTCAGTTTGCCTTCCTCATCGACATCCTTGTCCGCTTCTCCGTAGCCTATCGTGACACCCACTCCGACTGCATGGTCTACGACCGCAATCTCATCGCGTTTCG GTACCTGAAGTCTCGGTTCTTGGTTGATTTAATGGGATGTTTTCCCTGGGATGCAATCTACAAG GCTTCTGGAAGACAAGAGCTAGTCAGGTACCTGTTGTGGATTAGGCTGAGTCGAGCACTTAGAGTGACAGAGTTTTTTGCGAAGTTGGAGAAAGATATTAGGATAAATTACCTTGGTACAAGAATTGTGAAACTCTTTGTTGTGGAACTCTATTGCACTCATACTGCTGCCTGTATCTTTTACTATCTTGCCACCACTGTGGCTCCCTCCAAGGAAGGTTACACATGGATTGGAAGTTTGGAGATGGGTGACTTCAGATATTCAGACTTTAGAAAAATTGATCTTTGGAAGCGTTATGTAACATCTCTCTATTTTGCCATTGTTACCATGGCTACTGTTG GTTATGGAGAGATACATGCAGTCAATGCCAGGGAAATGATATTCATTATGATTTTCGTGTCATCTAATATGATTCTTGGTGCTTATCTGCTTGGTAACATAGCAGCGCTAATAGTAAAAGGATCGAAGACAGAAAAATTCAGGGATAAAATGGCCAACCTTATCAAATACATGAACAAAAACAATCTTGATAGGCACATAAGCAATGAGATCAAAGGTCATCTGCGATTACAATATGACCGCAGCACTACAGAAGTTGCTTTACTTCAGGAGGTTCCAGCCTCTATTCAGACTAag ATTTCACAGAACTTATATGAGCCATATGTTGAAGAAGCTTCTCTTTTCAAGGGATGCTCTCTGGGATTCATAAAGCAGATT GCAAGCAGAGTCCATGAGGAGTTTTTCCTCCCAGGAGAAGTGATTATAGAACCGGGAAACATAATAGATCAACTTTATATCATATGTCATGGTGAAGTG GAGGAGGTAGGAAATGTGGAAGATGATGAAACAGAGGAAGGTCTTACGCGTCAGCAAGCTTATGGGTTATTTGGCgaggtttcttttctttgtaaCATTCCTCAGACTCGTACCGTTCGAGTTTGTGAACTATGCAGGGTCTTGCGGCTTGATAAACATTGTTTTACAGAAATCCTGGAGATATATTTTTCTGATGGACAGATTATCTTGAACAACCTCCTTGAG GGAAAGGACCCCAACCTCCAGAGCAAGATTTTGGAATCAAATATTACACTATATATTGGACAGCATGAATCAGAGCTGGCTGTGAGGGTTAATTGTGCTGCCCATGATGGAGATTTTAATCGCCTAAAACGTTTGATCAGATCAGGAGCCAATCCCAACAAGGCAGATTATGATGGCAGATCACCTTTG CATATTGCCGCATCTAAGGGATACGAAGATATTGCTCGTTTCCTTATTCAACAAGGAGTGGGCATCAACATTTCAG ATAATTTTGGGAACACTCCCTTACTCGAAGCCATCAAGAATGGGCACGATCAAGTAGCTTCTTTACTCGTTAAGGCAGGGGCTACACCTGTGGTTGATGATGCTGGTGGTTTTCTCTGCACTACTGTTGTGAGGAGGGATGTGGATCTTCTGAAAAAGGTTTTGTCCAGTGGAATTAACCCAAATGCCAATAATTATGATCGCCGAACACCACTTCACATAGCTGCCTCAGAAGGGTTATATTCAATGGCAGAATTACTTCTAGAAGCAGGAGCAATTGTTTTGTCAAAGGACAG ATGGGGAAATACTCCACTTGATGATGCCTCTATAGGTGGAAATAAGGATTTGATCAAACTGCTCAAAGTTGCAACAACTTCTCAGTTGTCTGAGTTATCCTATCGTTCTCAAGAAATTCAAG TGACTTGA
- the LOC121242716 gene encoding potassium channel SKOR-like isoform X1 — protein MNRPAGGRRSEGVVSKDEGYEAARDSSQGSWSAWIRPNLVGSFRRELSIARSGRVDRDGHRRSRRHRLVIDPENLWYVAWKHFILLWAVYSSFFTPLEFGFFRGLPENLFLLDIAGQFAFLIDILVRFSVAYRDTHSDCMVYDRNLIAFRYLKSRFLVDLMGCFPWDAIYKASGRQELVRYLLWIRLSRALRVTEFFAKLEKDIRINYLGTRIVKLFVVELYCTHTAACIFYYLATTVAPSKEGYTWIGSLEMGDFRYSDFRKIDLWKRYVTSLYFAIVTMATVGYGEIHAVNAREMIFIMIFVSSNMILGAYLLGNIAALIVKGSKTEKFRDKMANLIKYMNKNNLDRHISNEIKGHLRLQYDRSTTEVALLQEVPASIQTKISQNLYEPYVEEASLFKGCSLGFIKQIASRVHEEFFLPGEVIIEPGNIIDQLYIICHGEVEEVGNVEDDETEEGLTRQQAYGLFGEVSFLCNIPQTRTVRVCELCRVLRLDKHCFTEILEIYFSDGQIILNNLLEGKDPNLQSKILESNITLYIGQHESELAVRVNCAAHDGDFNRLKRLIRSGANPNKADYDGRSPLHIAASKGYEDIARFLIQQGVGINISDNFGNTPLLEAIKNGHDQVASLLVKAGATPVVDDAGGFLCTTVVRRDVDLLKKVLSSGINPNANNYDRRTPLHIAASEGLYSMAELLLEAGAIVLSKDRWGNTPLDDASIGGNKDLIKLLKVATTSQLSELSYRSQEIQDEIRQKKCRVFPFHPWDPKEERREGIVLWVPQSIQDLIQAAREQLKCSSGSCILSENGGKILDINTVTNDQKLYLVSEAKEGQLECLD, from the exons ATGAATAGGCCGGCCGGAGGAAGAAGATCAGAAGGTGTTGTGTCGAAAGATGAAGGGTACGAGGCTGCTAGAGACTCGAGCCAGGGGTCATGGTCCGCCTGGATTAGGCCGAACTTGGTCGGGTCTTTTAGAAGAGAGCTGAGCATCGCTCGGAGTGGAAGAGTCGACAGAGACGGCCATCGGAGAAGCAGACGGCATCGCCTTGTCATTGATCCTGAAAACTT GTGGTACGTTGCGTGGAAGCATTTCATTCTGCTGTGGGCGGTGTACTCTTCCTTCTTTACGCCCCTGGAGTTCGGGTTCTTCAGAGGACTCCCGGAGAACCTCTTCCTACTCGACATCGCCGGTCAGTTTGCCTTCCTCATCGACATCCTTGTCCGCTTCTCCGTAGCCTATCGTGACACCCACTCCGACTGCATGGTCTACGACCGCAATCTCATCGCGTTTCG GTACCTGAAGTCTCGGTTCTTGGTTGATTTAATGGGATGTTTTCCCTGGGATGCAATCTACAAG GCTTCTGGAAGACAAGAGCTAGTCAGGTACCTGTTGTGGATTAGGCTGAGTCGAGCACTTAGAGTGACAGAGTTTTTTGCGAAGTTGGAGAAAGATATTAGGATAAATTACCTTGGTACAAGAATTGTGAAACTCTTTGTTGTGGAACTCTATTGCACTCATACTGCTGCCTGTATCTTTTACTATCTTGCCACCACTGTGGCTCCCTCCAAGGAAGGTTACACATGGATTGGAAGTTTGGAGATGGGTGACTTCAGATATTCAGACTTTAGAAAAATTGATCTTTGGAAGCGTTATGTAACATCTCTCTATTTTGCCATTGTTACCATGGCTACTGTTG GTTATGGAGAGATACATGCAGTCAATGCCAGGGAAATGATATTCATTATGATTTTCGTGTCATCTAATATGATTCTTGGTGCTTATCTGCTTGGTAACATAGCAGCGCTAATAGTAAAAGGATCGAAGACAGAAAAATTCAGGGATAAAATGGCCAACCTTATCAAATACATGAACAAAAACAATCTTGATAGGCACATAAGCAATGAGATCAAAGGTCATCTGCGATTACAATATGACCGCAGCACTACAGAAGTTGCTTTACTTCAGGAGGTTCCAGCCTCTATTCAGACTAag ATTTCACAGAACTTATATGAGCCATATGTTGAAGAAGCTTCTCTTTTCAAGGGATGCTCTCTGGGATTCATAAAGCAGATT GCAAGCAGAGTCCATGAGGAGTTTTTCCTCCCAGGAGAAGTGATTATAGAACCGGGAAACATAATAGATCAACTTTATATCATATGTCATGGTGAAGTG GAGGAGGTAGGAAATGTGGAAGATGATGAAACAGAGGAAGGTCTTACGCGTCAGCAAGCTTATGGGTTATTTGGCgaggtttcttttctttgtaaCATTCCTCAGACTCGTACCGTTCGAGTTTGTGAACTATGCAGGGTCTTGCGGCTTGATAAACATTGTTTTACAGAAATCCTGGAGATATATTTTTCTGATGGACAGATTATCTTGAACAACCTCCTTGAG GGAAAGGACCCCAACCTCCAGAGCAAGATTTTGGAATCAAATATTACACTATATATTGGACAGCATGAATCAGAGCTGGCTGTGAGGGTTAATTGTGCTGCCCATGATGGAGATTTTAATCGCCTAAAACGTTTGATCAGATCAGGAGCCAATCCCAACAAGGCAGATTATGATGGCAGATCACCTTTG CATATTGCCGCATCTAAGGGATACGAAGATATTGCTCGTTTCCTTATTCAACAAGGAGTGGGCATCAACATTTCAG ATAATTTTGGGAACACTCCCTTACTCGAAGCCATCAAGAATGGGCACGATCAAGTAGCTTCTTTACTCGTTAAGGCAGGGGCTACACCTGTGGTTGATGATGCTGGTGGTTTTCTCTGCACTACTGTTGTGAGGAGGGATGTGGATCTTCTGAAAAAGGTTTTGTCCAGTGGAATTAACCCAAATGCCAATAATTATGATCGCCGAACACCACTTCACATAGCTGCCTCAGAAGGGTTATATTCAATGGCAGAATTACTTCTAGAAGCAGGAGCAATTGTTTTGTCAAAGGACAG ATGGGGAAATACTCCACTTGATGATGCCTCTATAGGTGGAAATAAGGATTTGATCAAACTGCTCAAAGTTGCAACAACTTCTCAGTTGTCTGAGTTATCCTATCGTTCTCAAGAAATTCAAG ACGAAATAAGACAGAAGAAATGCAGAGTGTTCCCTTTTCACCCATGGGATCCCAAAgaggagagaagagagggaatTGTGTTGTGGGTTCCACAAAGCATTCAAGATCTCATCCAAGCAGCAAGGGAGCAGTTGAAATGTTCAAGTGGTTCTTGTATTTTGTCTGAAAATGGGGGCAAAATCCTTGATATAAACACGGTAACCAATGATCAGAAGCTATATTTGGTTTCTGAAGCAAAAGAGGGGCAATTAGAGTGCCTAGACTGA
- the LOC121242716 gene encoding potassium channel SKOR-like isoform X3, giving the protein MVYDRNLIAFRYLKSRFLVDLMGCFPWDAIYKASGRQELVRYLLWIRLSRALRVTEFFAKLEKDIRINYLGTRIVKLFVVELYCTHTAACIFYYLATTVAPSKEGYTWIGSLEMGDFRYSDFRKIDLWKRYVTSLYFAIVTMATVGYGEIHAVNAREMIFIMIFVSSNMILGAYLLGNIAALIVKGSKTEKFRDKMANLIKYMNKNNLDRHISNEIKGHLRLQYDRSTTEVALLQEVPASIQTKISQNLYEPYVEEASLFKGCSLGFIKQIASRVHEEFFLPGEVIIEPGNIIDQLYIICHGEVEEVGNVEDDETEEGLTRQQAYGLFGEVSFLCNIPQTRTVRVCELCRVLRLDKHCFTEILEIYFSDGQIILNNLLEGKDPNLQSKILESNITLYIGQHESELAVRVNCAAHDGDFNRLKRLIRSGANPNKADYDGRSPLHIAASKGYEDIARFLIQQGVGINISDNFGNTPLLEAIKNGHDQVASLLVKAGATPVVDDAGGFLCTTVVRRDVDLLKKVLSSGINPNANNYDRRTPLHIAASEGLYSMAELLLEAGAIVLSKDRWGNTPLDDASIGGNKDLIKLLKVATTSQLSELSYRSQEIQDEIRQKKCRVFPFHPWDPKEERREGIVLWVPQSIQDLIQAAREQLKCSSGSCILSENGGKILDINTVTNDQKLYLVSEAKEGQLECLD; this is encoded by the exons ATGGTCTACGACCGCAATCTCATCGCGTTTCG GTACCTGAAGTCTCGGTTCTTGGTTGATTTAATGGGATGTTTTCCCTGGGATGCAATCTACAAG GCTTCTGGAAGACAAGAGCTAGTCAGGTACCTGTTGTGGATTAGGCTGAGTCGAGCACTTAGAGTGACAGAGTTTTTTGCGAAGTTGGAGAAAGATATTAGGATAAATTACCTTGGTACAAGAATTGTGAAACTCTTTGTTGTGGAACTCTATTGCACTCATACTGCTGCCTGTATCTTTTACTATCTTGCCACCACTGTGGCTCCCTCCAAGGAAGGTTACACATGGATTGGAAGTTTGGAGATGGGTGACTTCAGATATTCAGACTTTAGAAAAATTGATCTTTGGAAGCGTTATGTAACATCTCTCTATTTTGCCATTGTTACCATGGCTACTGTTG GTTATGGAGAGATACATGCAGTCAATGCCAGGGAAATGATATTCATTATGATTTTCGTGTCATCTAATATGATTCTTGGTGCTTATCTGCTTGGTAACATAGCAGCGCTAATAGTAAAAGGATCGAAGACAGAAAAATTCAGGGATAAAATGGCCAACCTTATCAAATACATGAACAAAAACAATCTTGATAGGCACATAAGCAATGAGATCAAAGGTCATCTGCGATTACAATATGACCGCAGCACTACAGAAGTTGCTTTACTTCAGGAGGTTCCAGCCTCTATTCAGACTAag ATTTCACAGAACTTATATGAGCCATATGTTGAAGAAGCTTCTCTTTTCAAGGGATGCTCTCTGGGATTCATAAAGCAGATT GCAAGCAGAGTCCATGAGGAGTTTTTCCTCCCAGGAGAAGTGATTATAGAACCGGGAAACATAATAGATCAACTTTATATCATATGTCATGGTGAAGTG GAGGAGGTAGGAAATGTGGAAGATGATGAAACAGAGGAAGGTCTTACGCGTCAGCAAGCTTATGGGTTATTTGGCgaggtttcttttctttgtaaCATTCCTCAGACTCGTACCGTTCGAGTTTGTGAACTATGCAGGGTCTTGCGGCTTGATAAACATTGTTTTACAGAAATCCTGGAGATATATTTTTCTGATGGACAGATTATCTTGAACAACCTCCTTGAG GGAAAGGACCCCAACCTCCAGAGCAAGATTTTGGAATCAAATATTACACTATATATTGGACAGCATGAATCAGAGCTGGCTGTGAGGGTTAATTGTGCTGCCCATGATGGAGATTTTAATCGCCTAAAACGTTTGATCAGATCAGGAGCCAATCCCAACAAGGCAGATTATGATGGCAGATCACCTTTG CATATTGCCGCATCTAAGGGATACGAAGATATTGCTCGTTTCCTTATTCAACAAGGAGTGGGCATCAACATTTCAG ATAATTTTGGGAACACTCCCTTACTCGAAGCCATCAAGAATGGGCACGATCAAGTAGCTTCTTTACTCGTTAAGGCAGGGGCTACACCTGTGGTTGATGATGCTGGTGGTTTTCTCTGCACTACTGTTGTGAGGAGGGATGTGGATCTTCTGAAAAAGGTTTTGTCCAGTGGAATTAACCCAAATGCCAATAATTATGATCGCCGAACACCACTTCACATAGCTGCCTCAGAAGGGTTATATTCAATGGCAGAATTACTTCTAGAAGCAGGAGCAATTGTTTTGTCAAAGGACAG ATGGGGAAATACTCCACTTGATGATGCCTCTATAGGTGGAAATAAGGATTTGATCAAACTGCTCAAAGTTGCAACAACTTCTCAGTTGTCTGAGTTATCCTATCGTTCTCAAGAAATTCAAG ACGAAATAAGACAGAAGAAATGCAGAGTGTTCCCTTTTCACCCATGGGATCCCAAAgaggagagaagagagggaatTGTGTTGTGGGTTCCACAAAGCATTCAAGATCTCATCCAAGCAGCAAGGGAGCAGTTGAAATGTTCAAGTGGTTCTTGTATTTTGTCTGAAAATGGGGGCAAAATCCTTGATATAAACACGGTAACCAATGATCAGAAGCTATATTTGGTTTCTGAAGCAAAAGAGGGGCAATTAGAGTGCCTAGACTGA